Proteins from a single region of Apis mellifera strain DH4 linkage group LG7, Amel_HAv3.1, whole genome shotgun sequence:
- the LOC725516 gene encoding protein SERAC1 isoform X1: MRLKTYKKYLEYVKSTGISIVIVGGCWFLYQLRQVSQILQSSIPTNVLSLEQPHSQYIYVDDPRFKDVLMLRKVENLQSSVPVQSLSFNHTIMKWWKSLTRNIAYKLLYIAQHGNVRERLKALCTLNSLNHLKSWHYQHIAQMLDAKTAISLARMPNVDSRFFLKPPYYHVQYKLHDVIEKIHQLLLHLSTLCENTHPCLIQFLNKNFKDTPSDSLILDHDLTNLGLAVAPATVWDQELLQNCVQALYHHSCLEQYSKDIIDGGGLSLLMIIKKIFNDNINMCILLAKIISNISLHTKYLQDIFQAGWIGTLVEWSQSNNVRLSAPASRALANLDIDENKYVKYPRCIYLLHPLHKTTTNINLDVIFLHGLLGGVFITWRQRNFDTSEDGVVDPCLIQDGIDFSSLIDDHSQEFLKDLTYDLRKREWDRIGQDFEIILDDCPQNSSRGNGPFSCNGDDACMKKIFHDKQHKTQCWPKDWLPDDVPFIRVIGINYDTNLSMWTSLCPIESAKATMAGRSEEYIKKLLTAGIGKRPMIWVCHSMGGLLVKKMLVDEWKNGDKNNVCKNTRSIVFYSTPHRGSRVAALKQATQMVLWPSIEVQELREESPQLLKLHNEFLDMLKEYPIEIVSFSETKPTHVTPLNVPFQFVTSTSADPGVGEFYEIAQDHLSICKPASRHSFLYQKLLNILKCHVIHEKKTVSPIMELLSLPSKLL; the protein is encoded by the exons atgagattaaaaacttataagaaatatctaGAGTATGTAAAATCAACTGGGATTTCTATTGTTATTGTTGG tgGATGTTGGTTTTTGTATCAATTACGACAGGTATcacaaattttacaatcttCTATACCTACTAATGTCTTGAGCTTGGAACAACCACATtctcaatatatttatgttgatGACCCTCGGTTCAAAg aTGTACTCATGTTacgaaaagttgaaaatttacaatcatCTGTGCCAGTACAATCTCTTTCATTCAATCATACTATAATGAAATGGTGGAAATCATTAACCCGTAATAtagcatataaattattatacattgcaCAGCATGGCAATGTCAGAGAACGTTTGAAAGCTCTTTGTACTCTTAATTCtttgaatcatttaaaaa gttGGCATTATCAACATATTGCACAAATGTTGGATGCCAAAACAGCAATTTCACTTGCAAGAATGCCAAATGTtgattcaagattttttttaaaaccacCATATTATCatgttcaatataaattacat gatgtaatagaaaaaatacatCAATTACTTCTTCATTTAAGCACATTATGTGAAAATACACATCCATGtcttattcaatttcttaataaaaattttaaagatacaccttct GATAGTCTGATACTTGATCACGATTTAACAAACTTAGGGCTGGCTGTAGCACCAGCCACAGTATGGGATcaagaattattacaaaattgtgTGCAAGCACTATATCATCATTCTTGTCTTGAACAATATAGCAAAg ataTTATTGATGGTGGTGGTCTTTCATTActaatgataataaagaaaatttttaatgataatattaatatgtgtatattacttgcaaaaataatttctaatatttctcttcatacaaaatatttgcaagatatttttcaagcag GTTGGATTGGCACATTGGTAGAATGGTCTCAAAGTAATAATGTAAGATTATCAGCACCAGCTAGTCGTGCATTAGCAAATTTagatatcgatgaaaataaatatgttaaatatccaAGATGTATCTATCTTCTTCATCCTTTGCATAAAACtacaacaaatataaatttggatGTTATTTTCTTACATGGATTACTTGGTGGTGTATTTATAACATGGagacaaagaaattttgatacaTCTGAAGATGGAGTTGTag atccaTGTCTTATACAAGAtggaatcgatttttcaagTTTGATAGATGATCACTctcaagaatttttgaaagatttaacTTATGATTTAAGAAAACGCGAATGGGATAGAATAGGAcaagattttgaaataattttagatgatTGTCCTCAAAATAGTTCTAGAGGAAATGGACCATTTTCCTGCAATGg AGATGATGCTtgtatgaagaaaattttccatgATAAGCAACATAAAACACAATGTTGGCCTAAAGATTGGTTACCAGATGATGTACCATTTATTCGAGTTATTGGGATAAATTATGACACTAATTTGTCAATGTGGACATCTCTATGTCCAATAGAGAGtgcaaa AGCCACTATGGCTGGAAGGagtgaagaatatataaaaaaattattaactgcGGGTATTGGAAAACGACCTATGATTTGGGTTTGTCATTCAATGGGTGgtttattagtaaaaaaaatgcttGTAGATG aatggaaaaatggcgataaaaataatgtatgtaaaaatacaCGTAGTATAGTATTTTATAGTACTCCACATCGAGGTTCTCGTGTAGCTGCATTAAAACAAGCAACACAAATGGTATTATGGCCGTCAATCGAAGTACAGGAACTTCGTGAAG aATCGccacaattattaaaattgcacaATGAATTTCTTGATATGTTGAAGGAATATCCTATAGAGATTGTTAGTTTTAGCGAAACTAAACCTACCCATGTAACACCATTAAATGTTCCATTTCAGTTTGTTACATCCACTTCAGCAg accCTGGAGTAggtgaattttatgaaattgcaCAAGATCATTTGTCTATATGTAAACCAGCTAGCAG acATTCCTTCTTATATCAAAAACTTTTGAACATTCTTAAATGTCATgtaattcatgaaaaaaaaactgtttctCCAATTATGGAATTGCTATCATTACcgagtaaattattataa
- the LOC725516 gene encoding protein SERAC1 isoform X2, with translation MRLKTYKKYLEYVKSTGISIVIVGGCWFLYQLRQVSQILQSSIPTNVLSLEQPHSQYIYVDDPRFKDVLMLRKVENLQSSVPVQSLSFNHTIMKWWKSLTRNIAYKLLYIAQHGNVRERLKALCTLNSLNHLKSWHYQHIAQMLDAKTAISLARMPNVDSRFFLKPPYYHVQYKLHDVIEKIHQLLLHLSTLCENTHPCLIQFLNKNFKDTPSDSLILDHDLTNLGLAVAPATVWDQELLQNCVQALYHHSCLEQYSKGWIGTLVEWSQSNNVRLSAPASRALANLDIDENKYVKYPRCIYLLHPLHKTTTNINLDVIFLHGLLGGVFITWRQRNFDTSEDGVVDPCLIQDGIDFSSLIDDHSQEFLKDLTYDLRKREWDRIGQDFEIILDDCPQNSSRGNGPFSCNGDDACMKKIFHDKQHKTQCWPKDWLPDDVPFIRVIGINYDTNLSMWTSLCPIESAKATMAGRSEEYIKKLLTAGIGKRPMIWVCHSMGGLLVKKMLVDEWKNGDKNNVCKNTRSIVFYSTPHRGSRVAALKQATQMVLWPSIEVQELREESPQLLKLHNEFLDMLKEYPIEIVSFSETKPTHVTPLNVPFQFVTSTSADPGVGEFYEIAQDHLSICKPASRHSFLYQKLLNILKCHVIHEKKTVSPIMELLSLPSKLL, from the exons atgagattaaaaacttataagaaatatctaGAGTATGTAAAATCAACTGGGATTTCTATTGTTATTGTTGG tgGATGTTGGTTTTTGTATCAATTACGACAGGTATcacaaattttacaatcttCTATACCTACTAATGTCTTGAGCTTGGAACAACCACATtctcaatatatttatgttgatGACCCTCGGTTCAAAg aTGTACTCATGTTacgaaaagttgaaaatttacaatcatCTGTGCCAGTACAATCTCTTTCATTCAATCATACTATAATGAAATGGTGGAAATCATTAACCCGTAATAtagcatataaattattatacattgcaCAGCATGGCAATGTCAGAGAACGTTTGAAAGCTCTTTGTACTCTTAATTCtttgaatcatttaaaaa gttGGCATTATCAACATATTGCACAAATGTTGGATGCCAAAACAGCAATTTCACTTGCAAGAATGCCAAATGTtgattcaagattttttttaaaaccacCATATTATCatgttcaatataaattacat gatgtaatagaaaaaatacatCAATTACTTCTTCATTTAAGCACATTATGTGAAAATACACATCCATGtcttattcaatttcttaataaaaattttaaagatacaccttct GATAGTCTGATACTTGATCACGATTTAACAAACTTAGGGCTGGCTGTAGCACCAGCCACAGTATGGGATcaagaattattacaaaattgtgTGCAAGCACTATATCATCATTCTTGTCTTGAACAATATAGCAAAg GTTGGATTGGCACATTGGTAGAATGGTCTCAAAGTAATAATGTAAGATTATCAGCACCAGCTAGTCGTGCATTAGCAAATTTagatatcgatgaaaataaatatgttaaatatccaAGATGTATCTATCTTCTTCATCCTTTGCATAAAACtacaacaaatataaatttggatGTTATTTTCTTACATGGATTACTTGGTGGTGTATTTATAACATGGagacaaagaaattttgatacaTCTGAAGATGGAGTTGTag atccaTGTCTTATACAAGAtggaatcgatttttcaagTTTGATAGATGATCACTctcaagaatttttgaaagatttaacTTATGATTTAAGAAAACGCGAATGGGATAGAATAGGAcaagattttgaaataattttagatgatTGTCCTCAAAATAGTTCTAGAGGAAATGGACCATTTTCCTGCAATGg AGATGATGCTtgtatgaagaaaattttccatgATAAGCAACATAAAACACAATGTTGGCCTAAAGATTGGTTACCAGATGATGTACCATTTATTCGAGTTATTGGGATAAATTATGACACTAATTTGTCAATGTGGACATCTCTATGTCCAATAGAGAGtgcaaa AGCCACTATGGCTGGAAGGagtgaagaatatataaaaaaattattaactgcGGGTATTGGAAAACGACCTATGATTTGGGTTTGTCATTCAATGGGTGgtttattagtaaaaaaaatgcttGTAGATG aatggaaaaatggcgataaaaataatgtatgtaaaaatacaCGTAGTATAGTATTTTATAGTACTCCACATCGAGGTTCTCGTGTAGCTGCATTAAAACAAGCAACACAAATGGTATTATGGCCGTCAATCGAAGTACAGGAACTTCGTGAAG aATCGccacaattattaaaattgcacaATGAATTTCTTGATATGTTGAAGGAATATCCTATAGAGATTGTTAGTTTTAGCGAAACTAAACCTACCCATGTAACACCATTAAATGTTCCATTTCAGTTTGTTACATCCACTTCAGCAg accCTGGAGTAggtgaattttatgaaattgcaCAAGATCATTTGTCTATATGTAAACCAGCTAGCAG acATTCCTTCTTATATCAAAAACTTTTGAACATTCTTAAATGTCATgtaattcatgaaaaaaaaactgtttctCCAATTATGGAATTGCTATCATTACcgagtaaattattataa
- the LOC552048 gene encoding flocculation protein FLO11 isoform X1 → MSRRKRNDNRLVDVIFTFLILGCSFFSTNCQQENQRISTRGSGETWVDQLSHLIPTNSVYEQQDKNASPPVNNPGEALLRSLDENNVMETSKTNGKMNEREEETDEEVYEDEEYEVETESKVQDEKSSKLSKITDQTPVKHGEKSSQDLSSHTSEDTSSRDEDYVEDPSTSQYDAYYYYDDYGNTNKSRYEAIANADTLDYPDAEEEEKETEELEKEEETRKNNEYDSSETEEGNLDDSRHVASVNDSSSSDLFDEKDLDTPISMTNNEDGSSMEGSHKMYAFLGPPIAKINSTSVDSSILIGGAVVSVVTTKSVVNGTISIPTTAAPTTTEQVAAPPSSTSTLGATTEQPVTTITTEDTSRILASVQTSRSISGARFLPFPVIDRVEPIGNSHNNEKKTSPPPESTESVSDKLDRVQSELSNGFLAGGFRTAGNTLQLDVLNERDRNTRRRYTTTAKTPVINKFVPRRYNDKRIDHVTPKSKIETTLDSLEGLLPRDYVTRSSMSIPPKTGFRWPTKSTTERTTTQITSTSTKKPKTNVIVQDIRSFLPAGYELKKEDVTESSLLSDILAKSKVDISSLLPADYEKKKNEGNSKNKVITTTAKNLDVSVEKSIVDIKIQDLFAKSKFDISSFVPRDYEQKIKNFSVETKDVHTENANKFNITTTTESTSTTIKSKFVFPSSLSRTGKPIHKITTSPKPRMDILVTPKIRTGWPTRPTTEFKWPTPSTTTPISIEELLARATMSVSELVVPITKVLSTTSTTTTTTTTPRPTTPGICEQDCEVAGTIRIIGNASWVPELLDRNTQEWQNLANEIEREMNFVFSKSAVLAKWYKKIRIDSFSEGSILVDYFVELANMQQKINTQDLKVIFHDSLRTYNTNKWNETKTKDSIKLGSFTIDPKYTDFVVIPKATPPQYIEKDDRLFPQWAIAVIVIGVGGLLFIIIFGVSVLINRHNGSKLKPSISTIYEEKIAKSMSTHRSSDYSKPVHTIWTDPDVSWNDKSFESTSNKILVEKSFQENKKYNMYDSWRSEWNGYYYNGSHTSNKYGGYDITNLSNHNLPNYDTNVSSHDLSNYDTNLSRHDRSDYDTNLSRHDRPDYNTNISRLDRSDYDTSILRHDRSDYNTNILRHDHSDYDTNISCHDLPNYDTNISCRNLPDIDTNMSRHNLPNYDTNF, encoded by the exons ATGTCGAGACGCAAAAGGAACGATAACCGGCTCGTTGATGTGATTTTCACGTTTCTGATTCTTGGTTGCTCCTTCTTTTCAACCAACTGTCAACAAG AGAATCAACGAATTTCCACTCGAGGATCAGGCGAGACTTGGGTGGACCAATTATCGCATCTGATACCGACGAATTCCGTGTACGAACAGCAGGATAAAAATGCATCCCCTCCCGTTAACAATCCGGGGGAGGCGTTGTTACGCTCGTTGGACGAGAATAACGTCATGGAGACGTCGAAAACAAACGGGAAGATGAACGAGCGCGAAGAGGAAACGGACGAAGAAGTGTACGAGGACGAAGAATACGAGGTTGAAACCGAATCAAAAGTGCAGGACGAGAAGAGTTCGAAACTCTCCAAGATCACCGATCAAACACCGGTGAAACACGGCGAAAAATCATCCCAGGATTTATCTTCCCACACTTCGGAAGACACTTCGTCCAGAGACGAGGATTACGTGGAAGATCCCTCGACGAGTCAATATGAcgcgtattattattacgacgATTATGGAAATACCAATAAATCACGATACGAGGCCATAG CGAACGCTGACACCCTCGACTATCCAGAcgcggaggaagaggaaaaggagaCGGAGGAAttggagaaagaagaggaaacgaggaaaaataacgaatacGATTCGTCGGAGACGGAAGAGGGAAATTTAGATGATAGCCGTCACGTGGCGAGTGTAAACGACTCCTCGTCTTCGGATCTTTTCGACGAGAAGGATTTGGACACGCCGATTTCGATGACGAACAACGAGGACGGTTCCTCGATGGAGGGCAGTCACAAAATGTACGCTTTTCTCGGGCCACCGATCGCGAAAATAAACTCCACCTCCGTCGACAGTTCCATTTTGATCGGTGGAGCTGTCGTGTCGGTGGTGACGACGAAGAGCGTGGTCAACGGCACGATATCCATCCCAACGACAGCTGCGCCGACCACCACTGAACAAGTCGCAGCGCCACCTTCGTCCACGTCCACGCTTGGAGCCACCACCGAGCAACCCGTGACGACGATCACGACCGAGGATACCTCGAGAATATTGGCTTCCGTGCAAACGAGCCGCAGCATATCCGGTGCCCGATTCTTACCGTTCCCCGTGATAGATCGTGTCGAGCCGATCGGCAACAGTCATAACAACGAGAAGAAAACGTCTCCGCCTCCAGAGTCCACGGAAAGCGTTAGCGACAAATTGGACAGGGTACAGTCCGAGTTGTCGAATGGTTTTCTCGCTGGTGGCTTCAGAACTGCAGGCAACACGCTTCAATTGGATGTTCTGAACGAACGTGATCGAAATACTCGTAGGAGGTATACCACAACCGCTAAGACACCGGTCATCAACAAGTTTGTGCCTCGTCGATATAACGATAAAAGGATCGATCATGTCACGCCCAAGTCGAAGATCGAGACGACGCTCGATAGCCTGGAAGGACTGTTGCCTCGTGATTATGTTACAAGGAGTTCGATGTCGATTCCTCCGAAGACTGGATTTAG ATGGCCTACGAAGAGCACGACAGAGCGAACCACAACTCAGATCACGTCAACTAGTACGAAGAAACCTAAAACTAACGTGATCGTACAAGATATTCGCTCCTTCTTGCCAGCTGGATACGAATTAAAGAAAGAGGATGTTACGGAAAGTTCTCTATTAAGCGATATTCTTGCGAAATCTAAAGTTGATATATCGTCGTTATTGCCGGCGGATtatgagaagaagaaaaatgaaggaaaCTCGAAAAACAAAGTGATCACAACAACAGCGAAGAATTTAGACGTTTCCGTGGAGAAATCAATagtcgatataaaaattcaggATTTATTCGCTAAATCCAAGtttgatatttcttctttcgtgcCGCGTGATTATGAacagaaaattaagaatttctcTGTAGAAACGAAAGATGTTCACACCGAGAAtgcaaacaaatttaatatcactACGACAACAGAATCTACTTCAACTACGATAAAGTCTAAATTTGTCTTTCCTAGTTCTCTTAGCAGAACAGGAAAaccaattcataaaattaccaCATCACCGAAACCACGAATGGATATACTTGTCACGCCGAAAATACGAACTGGTTGGCCTACcag accTACCACAGAATTTAAATGGCCTACTCCATCAACTACCACGCCAATCTCGATAGAAGAACTTTTGGCTCGAGCCACGATGAGTGTTTCTGAATTAGTTGTTCCAATAACCAAAGTATTGTCAACCACTTCAACGACCACAACTACAACAACGACACCAAGACCTACTACACCAGGAATTTGCGAACAAGATTGTGAAGTCGCTGGAACTATAAGAATAATTGGTAATGCAAGTTGGGTACCGGAACTGCTTGATCGAAATACTCAAGAATGGCAGAATCTTGCCAATGAAATTGAACGAGAG atgaaCTTTGTATTCTCAAAATCTGCTGTTCTGGCAAAatggtataaaaaaataagaattgattcATTCAg cGAGGGCAGTATTTTAGTAGATTATTTTGTTGAATTGGCCAATATGCAACAGAAAATTAATACGCaagatttaaaagttatttttcacgattcttTAAGAacgtataatacaaataaatggaATGAGACGAAAACAAAAGATTCGATAAAACTTGGATCATTTACGATCGATCCAAAATATACGGATTTTGTAG tgATACCCAAAGCAACTCCTCctcaatatattgaaaaagacgATAGACTATTTCCACAATGGGCAATTGCTGTAATTGTAATTGGTGTCGGTGGATTActctttatcattatatttggcGTTTCTGtt ttaATAAATCGTCACAATGGTTCAAAATTAAAACCATCTATATCTACAATTTACGAAGAGAAAATAGCAAAAAGTATGTCAACCCATAGATCTAGTGATTATTCAAAACCAGTACATACGATTTGGACTGATCCAGACGTTTCTTGGAATGATAAATCTTTTGAATCGACTTCCAATAAg atacttgtcgaaaaatcttttcaagaaaataaaaaatataatatgtatgatAGTTGGAGATCGGAATGGAATGGTTATTATTACAATGGATCTCATACCAGCAATAAATATGGTGGTTatgatattacaaatttatcgaatcatAATCTTCCAAATTACGATACAAATGTATCAAGTCATGATCTTTCTAATTATGATACAAATTTATCAAGGCATGATCGTTCTGATTATGATACAAATCTATCAAGACATGATCGTCctgattataatacaaatatatcgaGACTTGATCGATCTGATTATGATACAAGTATATTGAGGCACGATCGTTctgattataatacaaatatattgagACATGATCATTCTGAttatgatacaaatatatcatGTCATGATCTTCCTAATTATGATACGAATATATCCTGTCGTAATCTTCCTGATATCGATACAAATATGTCACGTCATAATCTTCCTAATtacgatacaaatttttaa
- the LOC552048 gene encoding flocculation protein FLO11 isoform X2 encodes METSKTNGKMNEREEETDEEVYEDEEYEVETESKVQDEKSSKLSKITDQTPVKHGEKSSQDLSSHTSEDTSSRDEDYVEDPSTSQYDAYYYYDDYGNTNKSRYEAIANADTLDYPDAEEEEKETEELEKEEETRKNNEYDSSETEEGNLDDSRHVASVNDSSSSDLFDEKDLDTPISMTNNEDGSSMEGSHKMYAFLGPPIAKINSTSVDSSILIGGAVVSVVTTKSVVNGTISIPTTAAPTTTEQVAAPPSSTSTLGATTEQPVTTITTEDTSRILASVQTSRSISGARFLPFPVIDRVEPIGNSHNNEKKTSPPPESTESVSDKLDRVQSELSNGFLAGGFRTAGNTLQLDVLNERDRNTRRRYTTTAKTPVINKFVPRRYNDKRIDHVTPKSKIETTLDSLEGLLPRDYVTRSSMSIPPKTGFRWPTKSTTERTTTQITSTSTKKPKTNVIVQDIRSFLPAGYELKKEDVTESSLLSDILAKSKVDISSLLPADYEKKKNEGNSKNKVITTTAKNLDVSVEKSIVDIKIQDLFAKSKFDISSFVPRDYEQKIKNFSVETKDVHTENANKFNITTTTESTSTTIKSKFVFPSSLSRTGKPIHKITTSPKPRMDILVTPKIRTGWPTRPTTEFKWPTPSTTTPISIEELLARATMSVSELVVPITKVLSTTSTTTTTTTTPRPTTPGICEQDCEVAGTIRIIGNASWVPELLDRNTQEWQNLANEIEREMNFVFSKSAVLAKWYKKIRIDSFSEGSILVDYFVELANMQQKINTQDLKVIFHDSLRTYNTNKWNETKTKDSIKLGSFTIDPKYTDFVVIPKATPPQYIEKDDRLFPQWAIAVIVIGVGGLLFIIIFGVSVLINRHNGSKLKPSISTIYEEKIAKSMSTHRSSDYSKPVHTIWTDPDVSWNDKSFESTSNKILVEKSFQENKKYNMYDSWRSEWNGYYYNGSHTSNKYGGYDITNLSNHNLPNYDTNVSSHDLSNYDTNLSRHDRSDYDTNLSRHDRPDYNTNISRLDRSDYDTSILRHDRSDYNTNILRHDHSDYDTNISCHDLPNYDTNISCRNLPDIDTNMSRHNLPNYDTNF; translated from the exons ATGGAGACGTCGAAAACAAACGGGAAGATGAACGAGCGCGAAGAGGAAACGGACGAAGAAGTGTACGAGGACGAAGAATACGAGGTTGAAACCGAATCAAAAGTGCAGGACGAGAAGAGTTCGAAACTCTCCAAGATCACCGATCAAACACCGGTGAAACACGGCGAAAAATCATCCCAGGATTTATCTTCCCACACTTCGGAAGACACTTCGTCCAGAGACGAGGATTACGTGGAAGATCCCTCGACGAGTCAATATGAcgcgtattattattacgacgATTATGGAAATACCAATAAATCACGATACGAGGCCATAG CGAACGCTGACACCCTCGACTATCCAGAcgcggaggaagaggaaaaggagaCGGAGGAAttggagaaagaagaggaaacgaggaaaaataacgaatacGATTCGTCGGAGACGGAAGAGGGAAATTTAGATGATAGCCGTCACGTGGCGAGTGTAAACGACTCCTCGTCTTCGGATCTTTTCGACGAGAAGGATTTGGACACGCCGATTTCGATGACGAACAACGAGGACGGTTCCTCGATGGAGGGCAGTCACAAAATGTACGCTTTTCTCGGGCCACCGATCGCGAAAATAAACTCCACCTCCGTCGACAGTTCCATTTTGATCGGTGGAGCTGTCGTGTCGGTGGTGACGACGAAGAGCGTGGTCAACGGCACGATATCCATCCCAACGACAGCTGCGCCGACCACCACTGAACAAGTCGCAGCGCCACCTTCGTCCACGTCCACGCTTGGAGCCACCACCGAGCAACCCGTGACGACGATCACGACCGAGGATACCTCGAGAATATTGGCTTCCGTGCAAACGAGCCGCAGCATATCCGGTGCCCGATTCTTACCGTTCCCCGTGATAGATCGTGTCGAGCCGATCGGCAACAGTCATAACAACGAGAAGAAAACGTCTCCGCCTCCAGAGTCCACGGAAAGCGTTAGCGACAAATTGGACAGGGTACAGTCCGAGTTGTCGAATGGTTTTCTCGCTGGTGGCTTCAGAACTGCAGGCAACACGCTTCAATTGGATGTTCTGAACGAACGTGATCGAAATACTCGTAGGAGGTATACCACAACCGCTAAGACACCGGTCATCAACAAGTTTGTGCCTCGTCGATATAACGATAAAAGGATCGATCATGTCACGCCCAAGTCGAAGATCGAGACGACGCTCGATAGCCTGGAAGGACTGTTGCCTCGTGATTATGTTACAAGGAGTTCGATGTCGATTCCTCCGAAGACTGGATTTAG ATGGCCTACGAAGAGCACGACAGAGCGAACCACAACTCAGATCACGTCAACTAGTACGAAGAAACCTAAAACTAACGTGATCGTACAAGATATTCGCTCCTTCTTGCCAGCTGGATACGAATTAAAGAAAGAGGATGTTACGGAAAGTTCTCTATTAAGCGATATTCTTGCGAAATCTAAAGTTGATATATCGTCGTTATTGCCGGCGGATtatgagaagaagaaaaatgaaggaaaCTCGAAAAACAAAGTGATCACAACAACAGCGAAGAATTTAGACGTTTCCGTGGAGAAATCAATagtcgatataaaaattcaggATTTATTCGCTAAATCCAAGtttgatatttcttctttcgtgcCGCGTGATTATGAacagaaaattaagaatttctcTGTAGAAACGAAAGATGTTCACACCGAGAAtgcaaacaaatttaatatcactACGACAACAGAATCTACTTCAACTACGATAAAGTCTAAATTTGTCTTTCCTAGTTCTCTTAGCAGAACAGGAAAaccaattcataaaattaccaCATCACCGAAACCACGAATGGATATACTTGTCACGCCGAAAATACGAACTGGTTGGCCTACcag accTACCACAGAATTTAAATGGCCTACTCCATCAACTACCACGCCAATCTCGATAGAAGAACTTTTGGCTCGAGCCACGATGAGTGTTTCTGAATTAGTTGTTCCAATAACCAAAGTATTGTCAACCACTTCAACGACCACAACTACAACAACGACACCAAGACCTACTACACCAGGAATTTGCGAACAAGATTGTGAAGTCGCTGGAACTATAAGAATAATTGGTAATGCAAGTTGGGTACCGGAACTGCTTGATCGAAATACTCAAGAATGGCAGAATCTTGCCAATGAAATTGAACGAGAG atgaaCTTTGTATTCTCAAAATCTGCTGTTCTGGCAAAatggtataaaaaaataagaattgattcATTCAg cGAGGGCAGTATTTTAGTAGATTATTTTGTTGAATTGGCCAATATGCAACAGAAAATTAATACGCaagatttaaaagttatttttcacgattcttTAAGAacgtataatacaaataaatggaATGAGACGAAAACAAAAGATTCGATAAAACTTGGATCATTTACGATCGATCCAAAATATACGGATTTTGTAG tgATACCCAAAGCAACTCCTCctcaatatattgaaaaagacgATAGACTATTTCCACAATGGGCAATTGCTGTAATTGTAATTGGTGTCGGTGGATTActctttatcattatatttggcGTTTCTGtt ttaATAAATCGTCACAATGGTTCAAAATTAAAACCATCTATATCTACAATTTACGAAGAGAAAATAGCAAAAAGTATGTCAACCCATAGATCTAGTGATTATTCAAAACCAGTACATACGATTTGGACTGATCCAGACGTTTCTTGGAATGATAAATCTTTTGAATCGACTTCCAATAAg atacttgtcgaaaaatcttttcaagaaaataaaaaatataatatgtatgatAGTTGGAGATCGGAATGGAATGGTTATTATTACAATGGATCTCATACCAGCAATAAATATGGTGGTTatgatattacaaatttatcgaatcatAATCTTCCAAATTACGATACAAATGTATCAAGTCATGATCTTTCTAATTATGATACAAATTTATCAAGGCATGATCGTTCTGATTATGATACAAATCTATCAAGACATGATCGTCctgattataatacaaatatatcgaGACTTGATCGATCTGATTATGATACAAGTATATTGAGGCACGATCGTTctgattataatacaaatatattgagACATGATCATTCTGAttatgatacaaatatatcatGTCATGATCTTCCTAATTATGATACGAATATATCCTGTCGTAATCTTCCTGATATCGATACAAATATGTCACGTCATAATCTTCCTAATtacgatacaaatttttaa